Within the Salvia hispanica cultivar TCC Black 2014 chromosome 4, UniMelb_Shisp_WGS_1.0, whole genome shotgun sequence genome, the region gaagtgtatcaaattttcagggacagaccaaaatagtaaactgtatcaaatttttagggacagaggtagtatcaTGTTCCAAAGTTGGGATGTGAttgattgaaattataatGACCCGAcactcattttttaaactaaGTTCTCAAAGGTTTCTACTTTGATTGGTAGTAATAAGTCCGATAGTGATAGTTATATGGGCTTTTCTAGCTGATTGATTGGAATGTTAGTCTACCCACTTGACCCGGGTTTGTTTTCTTGACCCGgtaaaatttagtttattatcTACAATTCACAGAATAGACAATATCACCAACACCCCTCCGATAGTGTGAAATCCAAATTTCCACATAGAATTTAGGGCACTTTGCAGACCATTTTGTCCTTCaattcctcttcttcttcgttgTGGCCTCACCCCAAATTGAAGTGAGAGCTCCAACACTTGAGTTTCTCCAGTTGTGGCCATAAGCGAACGATCGATTTAGAGGCGAAGAGAGTTTGCGTAAAAATGACGGGCGAACAAACTCAGACTAAGGTTTGTCTATTTCCCCTCAATTGGCTTCCCTTTGTTACCCTTTCTGATTGAATTCACAAATCGATCTTGCTGATATGTTTCTGATATGTCGTCGAAGGGTTTGGGTTCCCCTCTGTTACCATTTTTGTTCGAATTCACAAATCGATTTTGCATTTACAGTTCTGTTATTGCATTGAAGGGAGAGGGTTCCCTCCGTTACCATTTTCTATCGAATTTCACAAATGGATTTCGCAATTAGAGGTTCTGATATTGCATCGAAAGTTAGATATAATGTTTTTTGTTGACCTCTTGTTCCACGAATTTCCACtattatttcattcaattCTGAATTGTACTTTTCAATAGAAagatttttgtaatttgaataaattgatATCCTAATATTCCTGTAGTTTGGATTGAGCATCTTAGAACCTATGTTGATACCAGTATCTTGCTATGGTTTCCAGTTGGTGGACGAaacaattttatgatttttgtggCAATCATTTTTAGCTATTGAAATCAATAATTCTCTATTTTTGCATTGTTCTTCAGGTTGCACGTCGGCGAAAAGAGCTATCATACTTCATGCTAGTGCTAGAGGAGATAATTACGAGCCATCGGTTGAATATGTTGGTTATTTGGATGTTAATCTCCATTATCATATCCAAGAAGAACAAAAAAACTAGAAGGTTTTGGACGAATAGGTTTTCATTGCTCGAGCGCATTTCGCCGAATCTACACCATATCAACAGATTGGTTGGTGTAACTGATCGGGCCTGCATAGATAATCTACGCATGGATAGGAACACATTCGGCCGACTATGTCGTTTATTGAAGGATGTCAGTGGTCTTGTGGATAAGAAGTGGGTCACCGTTGAAGAAATGGTAGCAATGTTCTTGGGTATACTAGCTCACCACAATAAAACTCGTGTGGTTGGTTTCCATTTCATTCGCTCATCGCAAACCGTTTCTCGTTACCTACACGTTGTCTTATATGGAGTGCTAAAGCTTCATGAGATTTTGCTAGTGAAACCTGAACCTGTTGATGAAAATTGCACCGACGCAAGGTGGAAGTGGTTTAAGGTTTGGTTATTTGTGTCAATTAATAGTTGGTTGAATCTTATATGCTTATCTCCAACTGAACTAATCCATCTCAATTTTTGTTACTCCTTCAATAGGGTTGTCTAGGAGCATTGGACGGGACATACATCAATGTTCGTGTTCCTGCCACAGATCTTCCCAGATATCGCAATAGGAAAGGACAAATATCCACCAACACATTGGCTGTATGCGACCGCCGTCTAAGATTTGTCTATGTGTTACCTGGGTGGGAGGGATCTGCCGGGGACTCGAGGATATTGCGAGACGCACTCAGTAGACCACTTGGCTTCAAAGTACCAAGaggtattatataatttatggtAATTTTTGGGTCAGTAGTTCCACTCTTGTTTTGTATGTTCCTACAGCTTAGTATTGTCTTACGCAGGACAATACTATTTGTGCGACAACGGGTATGCGAATAGTGAAGGCTTTATCACTCCATACAAAGGAGTTAGATACCATTTGAAAGAATGGGGACCCTCTTGTGAAGCCCCTCAGACACCGGCAGAATTGTTCAACATGCGCCATACCAAGGCTCGGAACATCATAGAGCGAGCCTTTGCTGTGATGAAAATGCGCTGGGGGATTCTTCGCAGTGCAAGCTTTTATCCTATAGATGTGCAAACAGATCTTATCAATGCTTGTTTTTTGATCCACAATTTCATTCGCAGTCAAATGGAGATTGATCCTCTCGAAGTGCAAATGGATAGCCAAGGGGATGATGGCAGTCGATCTGATCCTGATGATGATCGAGTGGATTTCATACAGAGCATCGAACCTACCACCGCATGGGCTAAGAAGAGAGACGATTTAGCAGCTGAAATGTGGCTTGATTTCAGTTCATAATTTGTTGATGAAACTGTACTACTTCAGAActcgttttcattttttattttaggattttCGATATATTCCTGATGGTACTTTGAAAtagacataattttatatgaacTAGTTAATTTTATGGAAGCTACTGATCCATTATAAATTGCTatcaattctaatttttttggtcATTGTGGACtaccattttattttcgatatattcCTGATGGTACTTTGAAAtagacataattttatatgaacTAGTTAATTTTATGGAAGCTACTGATCCATTATAAATTGCTatcaattctaatttttttggtcATTGTGGACTACCATTTTCATTAGTTTCGATCTGTTTTGCCTTAACGGCTACTGATTAGCAATTACATCACTCTCAGGTCTAAATTGTGTCGAAGATGACCATCACACAAGTTTAAAACAAGGCCTCcatatattgaaaatgagTCTTATGCTAGTAAGACTCGGCCTAATAGAACATTGAGCAAAGGTTCCAAGCGCCAATAGATTAGGATACAAAGTAAgtagatatatataatgaCGATACATGAGTTCATTCTAGTGATCGAAATGGACATAGAAGTGGATTTCTTTGACATCTACAAGCTGAAAAGTGCATTGAACTCCTGGAACTAGCCGATTGTCATTTTTGAAACGTCCCCAACCTTTCTTCACCCAAATCTTTCGCTCAGTGTGCGCAAGCTCAAGCAACCATGTTCCTCCAGTTTCAGCAGTGAAGTATATGGGTTCGTCCAGTGCCGATGCTCGTATATGTTTCCTCCAGAAATCGACAGAGATCTCCTGCATGGATGAAGACAAACTGTATCAACTTGTGTTCTACAAATGATAACAAACATAGAACATTAAATACTTTGGCATCAAACATACCAAGCTCTTCTTGATGCTTGACTTAGTGAGGACAACAACGAAAGTTGGATGGTCGTACTCGGCTAAGGCCAACGCGCTCATGGACTTTGAGCACCCTGTGCTTATTTCAGGTTCAGTATCTGATGGCTCGTCGTCTTCAGATGTGTCAATATCCGGCGAGTGTGGCGCATCGTATTCATCCTCGCTATCTGGTACTAAAACACGATTAATGCAAAGACTTAGCTAATACAATTTAGTTGCAAGATCAACAATTAAGAAGCAGTTTGAATATTCTATCACACCTTCAATGTCACGCCTTGGAGGACATCCACTTCTTGCCAAATAGCATTTGACATCAAATATTCCATCACTTACAAGAGTGAATGCTAATGTGTCACCGTCTCTTAAGTTATTATCACGGACGAAATCGGACCACCCCGTTCGAAAATGACATCCACTAGCAATGTTCAAAAGAACGACTTCCCAAGAGCGTTTGTTAGGTAGCACCAAACGACAACGGAAGGGGAGAGAGTTTCCATTCTCAGCGACAAATTCGGGAGGTATACGCTatatgataaaatgcaaaatttcaCTAATAAAAGGCAAAATTTCactaataaaatgcaaaatttcaCTGAACTTTATCAGAAGATctataaaattgcaattcataaataaatgagGGAAAGATTATTTCTGTTGCTgaaatgaagtatattttgttGTCGACAATTCAAATGCAAATAAATACTCACAATGTTGTCGATGTTTTTTTCCTTGTTGAAACGCTTGAGGAAGGACGGTTTTTCAGGGTATGCATCATCGACGATCCTGCGTAAAATCAAGTGATGATCAATGTTATGAGGGATCAAATCTTTCATTAGAAAAAGGCTGAGTTTAAGGAACACCAACCCATTCGGATCCAGCTGAAGAGGCTGTGCCATTACTTCCGAGTAGTTGAGATGATGAAATGTGGGCATTGACATTGGGTCTTCTCCTATTTAACTCTGCATTCCACTACAATATCACTATTCAtgaatttctttaaatttcaatatctcATCGAAAATAGTAATTAGAAATGAATGCACTTAGGACTAGGTCGGCTGAGTGGATATATGCATACTGAAATAGGTGGTTGCTTACCACTCCAACCCAAATtaaatgagagagaatggcTCTAGAAAGCTTTTGCAGATGTGTGAGTGATTGAATCTTGTCACCAtgctttaatttaattagtggtAGATGAATTAAAGATGAGCAATCAGTTAGGTGAAGAAAAGTGTGTATAAATCATCAATTAAGTTATTCCCGTATTCACTGCTAAACCACCTAATTCTCCAATACAAACTTCAGTTTCAAATGCCTACACACATTCCACCtcagtcatttttcttttacaaaCGGCCGTGGATGTTTGAGCTTGATGCACAGCTGTTGTTGGCATTAACTCGTGTGAAAGAAACATATCCATGGGAGGATGAGTTCATTCCGCAAGTGGCAATCAATGAAGCTTCAAAAATACTCGCAAGGGAGAATGCTGTTCATTTCAGGGCTGACGAGCTCTCAACACGGCTGCAAGTGCTCAAGAAACGTCACGACACTTTCAACGAGGTTGTTGCAACCAATGGCGCGACATGGGACGTCAAACATGAAATCGTGGTAGCCAGAGAGGAAGTGTGGAGTGACATTTTGAAGGTATCGATttatattacatatttacattatttttgtttgcatGCAAATCAAGTTTGTAACGTTTTGATGTTTGTTTTCAACCATAGAGAGACCCATTCGCAGGGGCCTACCACTATCACGACGAGCCTCACTACGAAATGCTTACAATTTGTTTCGGCCTTAAAGATGTCAAAGAGGAAGATGATATAGAGGTCATCAATGTGTCAGACACATCTCTAGATTTTGTCCGGGCTGAAGATGGTACTGAGGTCATCGTCGTCTCGGACACAACTGAACGTATTCACCCTGAAGTAATGACAGAGCTTGTCATTATATCAGACTCGCCTCACATTTTTCACAACGTGAATGGTGTTAATCTCGTGTTCTCACCGGATTTGGATGAAGTCAATTCACCTGTGGCACCCATGGGGAAAGGTGTGCGGCGCAAACTCTTCATGTCCGACGACGTGGATAATATAGATCGGAATTCATCCTCTGCGAATGGTGTTAATCTCGTGTTCTCACCGGATTTGGATGAAGTCAATTCACCTGTGGCACCCATGGGGAAAGGTGTGCGGCGCAAACTCTTCATGTCCGACGACGTGGATAATATAGATCGGAATTCATCCTCTGCTGGAACTGTCCCCAATCCACCATGCTGCTTGGGCGCCTCGACGGCTGCTAGAAAATGGACATCTCCTACAGGTAGTTCATGTGCTTCGTGCAGCCCATTCCCGCCTACTAAGCATTAGATATCAGATGTGTTAATCCTGATCCCTTTTGGTTTTTGACTTATGTAAAACGAGTAAATGTTTTAGGATCAGGTTATGGATGACTACTAATGTGTGTCGCAGGAATTAGTATGTTATTTGCTCA harbors:
- the LOC125222459 gene encoding uncharacterized protein LOC125222459, producing MRHTKARNIIERAFAVMKMRWGILRSASFYPIDVQTDLINACFLIHNFIRSQMEIDPLEVQMDSQGDDGSRSDPDDDRVDFIQSIEPTTAWAKKRDDLAAEMWLDFSS
- the LOC125221515 gene encoding B3 domain-containing protein Os03g0212300-like gives rise to the protein MAQPLQLDPNGIVDDAYPEKPSFLKRFNKEKNIDNIRIPPEFVAENGNSLPFRCRLVLPNKRSWEVVLLNIASGCHFRTGWSDFVRDNNLRDGDTLAFTLVSDGIFDVKCYLARSGCPPRRDIEVPDSEDEYDAPHSPDIDTSEDDEPSDTEPEISTGCSKSMSALALAEYDHPTFVVVLTKSSIKKSLEISVDFWRKHIRASALDEPIYFTAETGGTWLLELAHTERKIWVKKGWGRFKNDNRLVPGVQCTFQLVDVKEIHFYVHFDH